The Vanrija pseudolonga chromosome 1, complete sequence genomic sequence CCAAACCTCTACAACGAGTCCGAGACAATCACCAAGTTTGAGATTATGGACGGAGCACCTGTTCGAGGAGAGACGATTCCCATCCGGTTGTTCCTCGGAGGCTTCGAGCTCACCCCGACGTTCAGGGACGTCAACAAGAAGTTCTCTACCCGTTACTACCTCAACCTCGTTCTgatcgacgaggagaacaGACGATACTTCAAGCAGCAGGAGATTACCGTCTACCGTATCCCGTGAGTTCGCGTTGGTGCTAATGCCGTCTCTTATTGCTGATGTCGTGCAGTGAAAACTAGAGGCTGGCCATGGTCACACGATTCCTCGTAGCTTATGCAGCTTCTACGCTGTTGGTATGGATTGACAGGGGCCAtaggagggggaggtggcaTGTAGATACAACTCTGATTAGACAGTGAAATGATAGGACGATTAATGGCAGACTGGTGCAATGTTTACGTAAATATGTCACGTGATGATTCTGGGACGTGGGCTTGGGGGATTGTAATTGGAAGCCAAGGTGTTGTAATGCAAGAAGGCAAATAGACACCAAGCTTTCCACGACGCAAGCAAGCCCGGGGGTCTCTCTACAAGGCCAGAGCGGTCTCAATGCATTGGACCGCTGCGAGTGAGAACCCCTGCAAGAGCTGCAATCTGAGGGGTGTGCGACTGTGCAGGGGCGGGCTGGTGCGCCGGTGGCCGGTGGGTGCAGTGGTGCTTGTGCAGCGAGCGATCAGACCCCATTGTACTTTCACCTGACACACGCACCACACGTCCATCCAatccatccacccaccctACCACCCTACCACCaaaccagccagccagccagccagccagccagccaaccaaCGCCGCCCCCTGAaggcatcatcatcatcatcatcaccagcatcatcatcatctcACGTCGTCTACCCACCAACAATCTCTCATCCCCTACCGCGGTCTCCACACACCCAAACACCGTAAACCCCTATTCCCACACCCGTTCATTACCCCCTACCAGCAGAAGACCGACCACCTCATCATACGATCGATTaacctgctcctcgagggAGGTGGCTTGACATGTCCGACGTTGCCTTGGAGTAAGTGTAAACCCTGCTCGCCTCAGTGCCTACAGGACTAACTCCATCTACAGCTATGCCCTGCGCGTGGCGTAAGTAACTTGCCCATTACCAAGTCCCAACAATGGACTGGCCCATTCTCAAGAGCTGACCGGCGGACCACAGATGTCTCCAAGAGGTCATAGGCAACTCGCGCAGAGCCTTGGCAGCAGCTGCTACTCCAGAACCTCCTGCGGCAGCTACTGCTACTGGAGGCCATCGCCCTCATGACTCCGTTGCCTCGTTTACACTCGACTTTGGATCGCTCATCGGGCGCGATGCCAGCAAGTCACCGCGGTACCCCGAGAAGTTCATCAAAGTTCTGGACGGGTCTCTCCAAAAGATTGCCATGGGCCATGATCCAAAGTAAGGCTACACAACTATAATCGCTGCTCTCAAGCTGACAACATGTTTTAGGTACTCGGACCAGCGTTTCCGCCGCTCAGTCGCCACCTTCTGGTCTTCAAGTTGGTCGGACAAGACGTTCCAGCGCCAGCTAAAGGAGTCTCGAAAGCTAGAAGACCTCATCCTAGCTttcgtctcggcctcgactcgCGCGCTGAAGAAGGAACCTGAACTCGCAGAAGGCGGATGGAAGAATGAACTGAATCCTCAGATTCTCCTCTTCATCGACCTGTTGAGTGACAACTTAAACTCCATTGGATCAGTCACATCCGAGATCCGCAACCGCCTCTCGACCTACCGAAGTGGACTGCAGTCGGATCACAGAAAAAGTGTCGTTCATCCATCACCAGCAGCACCTACAGACAACACTACAAACAAAGCATCCTCTCGACCAGCCACCGACCCCACCGATTCTGCGTGCATAGAGGCTGTACGTCGCTTGTTGTCGCTGGACAACGCGGCCTTTGAAGAGAAACTGGAGGCGTTGTGGCCCATCTGCACCATTCAGGCGGCAGTTGATGATCTGAAGGTAAGATATGCTGTAACCTGAGCTGACAGGCGATAGGTTTTGCTCTCTCGTCTTGGAACCGACAACCCCGTCCCTTACGGGCCGTCAGACTTTGCAGAAGACGCCTCGTGGGCTGCTCACCGCGCCCGTGAAATCTCCGCTCTCTCCGACATGACCACGGACCTCATGAAGATTGACCCGCAACGGGATCGTGGGTCAAATCGCACGGATAAAGGAGACTTGGCCTTCTCTCTCGACCGACTTCAAATTGATCACCGCACCCTCACCTTCATTCCCGCGGACCCTCGCGAGGCGTACCGCTCGCTGCTTCGGCTCTGCCTCGAACACGACCTTCATCTGCTGAGGACTCTTCCGGAGGATCAAGATGTATCTCTGGGCATCTTGTCGGCCGCCCACGCGAACCTCCTGGAACAGTGTGCTTTGCGATGGAGGCTCCCGCCGTCGTTTCGTTCATGGACGTTCCTCGACGCAATTGAAGGACACTACGAACAGGGCGAAGTTCCCCCAGACTGTGTCTTTGAAGCTGTCGGGGCAGTTGGCCGAACATCAGAGGAGGACCCAGTCTCCGAGTGGGCCATTCCAGACCAGCAGGCTCTGCAGTCTGTGCTTCTGAACCGCAATTCCTTCTTCCTCAAAGACATTGAACTGGCGCTGAACACACCGCGTGGCTACCTGGCGCCTGAGTTCAGACAAGCAGTGGATCAATGGCATACTCTCAACGTTGACGACGTAGATGACCCATCGTTGCAGCGAGTCCAACGCACCATTTGCGACCGTCTGCGGCAACAGGCGTATCTAAACTACATCAACGAGGCTAGCGAAACGTACAACCACGAGGGCGGCAAAAACCGAAGTTTTGCGTTGGCCCTGGCAACCTGGATCGAATCCAGTGCGAAGAAGCTCGACAAGTGGTTTCCGGAACCTGTGACATCGTGAGTTGGAGGAACACCACTTGGTAGCCCAGCGGAGCTGACTCGAGACAGCCAAGTTGACGTTGTTGCCCTTGTCCTACAACAGCACCTGTCGCTGTGGATCCGAGACCTCGAAGAGGCCATGTCTGCCACAGAGGTTCCTCGAGGGGACGCCGGCCTTGATTTGGAGGAATCCCTTGGAGTTTATCAGAGAGCCCAAAAGCTTCAGCGTATGGGCGCATCGTTCGGAATGTATGTGGGGCTTATTGCCAGTTGTCGCTAACGGCGTCCCAGGGATCCCTCCATCTTTTCTTTGTCCGCGATATTCGCTCCCGTGGTTACCGCCTGGCTGGATGATACTGCTGTCAAGATGAGGCAATGGGCGGACAACGCCCTCAGCCTGGACAATGTGCGTTGTgtccctcctcgaccttccaTCACTGACTCAGCAGTTCACTCCAACCGGTCCGAATGGGCACTCATCATCGGTCACAGATTTGTTCGCGTCATTCCACAGCGCAGTGGCTTTTGTTCTCGATTTGCAGTGGGATGATAGGGAGGAACTGGCCCTGTTTGTCACCCGCCTCGCGAAGGTATATGCCGTCTTGCTGCTTGTTCTGACGTCTCTCAGATTATCAGTTTGTCTATCAATGATTACTGCTCGAAGCTTGAGCGGCAGTTCACGGAAGAGATGACGGAGATCCAGCAAGTCGAGTCTCTCCCCGCGACTGTCAAGCAACAGGCCTGGATTGAGAAGGCGAAGAGCACCATTGCTCATCTGCAAGGGGATCGCAAGCTCCAGGCCTTCTTCAACTTCTCGGCAGTGGTGAGCTGACCAACTCCTCTGCATCCGGTTCGTTTGCTGATCTGTACCACTAGTCGTGTGTCAAGCTCAACAATCTGGACGTTGCACGACAAGAAATGGATAAACTCTACCAGGAGATGCGCGTGGACGAGTTTGCGTCCATCGATGTGAATCAGCCGGTTATCCCGCCCGCCGAACAAGCCTCCCTCTTCACAATCAAAATCGTTCATGGCGAAGGATTGGCGCTGGAAGGCGCTTCGAGGGCCCCCGATACGTTCGTTGTTCTGTCAGACGAACACGGTAATAGGTACGCCAAGACTCGCACGATATACGATGACTACGACCCACGGTGGGACGAGACCTTCGACATTGCCACCCGTCAAACAGCGTGGTTTATGGTTACGGTTCGCCATCGCACGCTCACTGGCAAGCATGACCTTCTGGGGCGCGCATATCTCCGACTCGACCCTTCTCAATACGTGGACCTTATCAGCAAGGATGTTCTCCTTCCCCTCAACACCAAAGGGCATGTCCTGTTACGCATAAGCATGGAGGGGGAGCGTGACGACATCCAGTTCCACTTTGGACGAGCATTTAGATGGCTGAAACGAACTGAATCGGATATGGTTCGAATGTTCGTGGACAAGGTAATGCTACCCTTCCTTGGCCGTGTTTGGAATGGTGCTGACCTCGACAGATGACGCCTGTTCTACGCCACACACTCTCCCGAGCGGCAATCAGATCCGTCCTGAAGCCTGGCGCGCCTGGCATCGACTACAACGACGCTCTTCGCATCTCCAATGATGCCCTTGGGCGCATCTGGGCGGCATCGAGGAATGCTGTAGGATCCTCCCAAGCAGACTACTCAATCCCTCTACCCGCCTCCGAGATCCCTCAGCTCAAGGCCTCGCCTTCCCAGAAGCGTGGTCCTTCAGACAAAGAGATCGAAACTGCTATCGACCCCTTGCTCGACTACTTTGAGACGAACAACCACACTTTGGCTTCGACTCTGTCACCGGACGCCATGCAGATGGTCATGGCCAAGCTCTGGAAGCAGATTCTGACGACTATCGAAGCCCTCATCGTCCCGCCATTGAGCGACAAACCGAGTGACATGCGAGCGTTGTCGGATAGCGAGCTGGATGTGTGTCTCAAGTGGCTAAAGTTCCTGCGCGACTTCTTCTATGctgccggcgacgagagcggcgTCTCTCTCACTACACTTCAAAACGCAAAGTTTAACGAGATTATGAGTGTACGCATTTACTACGACTGGAGCACAGACGACCTCATGGAGGTGAGCCTCGAGCAACGGCTGATTACTGTGGCTAACTGTTCAGGAATGCATCCGTGGATTCCAGAACACATTGAAGAATAAGGCTATGAAGCCGAGCAAGTCGATCTTGGGCCAGAGGAACCTTGGCACAATCAGAGCCCGAAAGACGGCCAAACGATCAATCCCACAACAGGGCAACAACACGGAGATCATCATGAAGATTTTGCGCATGAGGTAAGCCAGCCGCAACGAGCAGCATTGCTTTGCGCTAACAATCCTGCAGGGATGGCACACAAGAGTTCCTTGCGCAACAGATCCAAACTTTGAGCGCCGTCAAGTTGAACGACACTGGCAGCAAGGGAAGTCGCCGGCGACGCTAAGAGGCACTGGTTGGTTGGGACGAGGGCAAGCGGGACGTCTGTGGCGGGAGACACTAATGTATGTATGTAGCATACGATCAGGCCTCACGATTGGTCATGCAAGTATTTTCAGCCAAGGTGTTCTCACAGAGCACATGGAAGTTGCTCTTTGGGCATTGGGATGGAGAGTTGACTTCAACTGGATGACTTGTTGGGGTGGGATTATGGGATGACAGAAAAAGGACCAGTCGACATGAGTCGCACGCGACTCGATTCGTACTCGTCTAGTTCTGAGCCAGCTGACATCTCTACTGTCAGTCCTCATCGCAAATGCTAGTGAAGTACCAGTCGACTCGTCGGTCGGCCCAGATCAGGCTTTTGCTATGGAGAGGTCAGCAACCCGAGATTGATGCATTGATAAGGCTGAGCATGTCCTTCGATGTCAAGCGTGCAAGTGTGTGGGCGTTGCGTCGTCCAAGGTGGCGTCCCTGAATGAAGGCGCGCTGTGGACCCTGCTCTGGAAGCACGAGCCATGGATGTGGAGACCTGGGCGAGTAGAGAGTAGCATCGGCCGGGGGGAGCCTCTGGCTCGCGTCCTGGACATGCCGTCTGGCAGCTGTGGGTGAGCATTGTACTGCCCATTGCTGCCTGACGTCGCCCTGGTCACAAATAAGACTGTTTCACCTTCCAGAGTCAAATACTTatgtcgtcggcctgcaACTGgactgacgccgccgcgtctgGTGTGTAGGCTGCTCACCACATACTTTGCATTGGCATGTTGCGTTTGTTGCGTGTTGCGTGTtggcggcacgcgcgcgagtcTAGTGCCCTctccccgctgccgccgcgccgctgggcggctgcctccgccgtcgccgccgctgaccgATCCCTCCCCCGCTCGCTCCTTCCCTTGCTTTGTGTGCCTCCCACTTGCAAGTGCATATCGGACCCTTAACTTTGCCCCCTTTTGCCTCTCACCTCGtgcccgcccagcgcgccgccgccgcgtgccgcgtgCACTCGTCTCTCTCTCGTCTGGCCCCCTCCACCTTCTTTGTCGCGCCCTCTcctcgctggctggcccaTTCACCACGCCCTTGCTCCTTGCTTGACCGCGTCCCTAcacgcccacccacccacccactcacccacccccccatccccgcgcctcctcgcctccttTGGTCCCCCCTCGTACCGCCATGTCATCTGTGACCAAGGCATGAACATCATCCCATCCCTCTCTCTCCATTCAAAGTTgccacgacgacaacgactacaacaacgacaaccaacgacaacgacaacggaCGGCACTAGCGACAATAACAGCGAGCATTAGCAAGACTGCTCACCTCTCGCTCTGCACCTTTGCACAGACTCATTATCATTCGAACTCCTGTCACTCCTCTCTTCACTCAACCCGACCACTGTCCAGCTTCCAGACGACGGTTACGAGTTGCCGTTTACCACGACGCGACCTACCAAATCTGCTTTACGCATCGTCTCTTCCCTACTGCTAGGACCGCGACACGACACgcctccgcgcgccggcctccaACTCTTACCCACTCCAGCTTTGGCATTcacgcccccgcctcctAGTTGTTGCGCCGTTGCGACGGTGGACCCCCTTGACGCGCTGCAGACTCTGTCATTCATCTTGGAACCATGTCCCAGTGGTCGCAAGCGGCTTCGTTAACCCCATCGCGCCCTGCTCCGGCACCTCCAGGAGTAAAGCACGCCCCGTTAGGCTACTCGGCTGCCTCGCGGTCGACTCCACGAGACACGGGGTCGCCTGCTTATGCCTCTAAGACGTATGGCAACTCCTTCCCTGGTCTTAGCCCAGCGGGTTCTACACCTTCCAATGAAGTTGTCAGCGCCATCATCCGCACTGGTGCCGCCCAGGTCGGTGGCGAAGGCTTCATGATCCCATTCATGCCGTGGCCCAAGAAATGGCTCGTCCTGACAGTCAACGAGCTCCAAATATTCAAAAGCGAGGTGAGCTACTGAAAGCTTGCCCCCTCAAACACGACATCTGACCATTTGCAGCAAGCATCGTCTCCAGCATTCGTTTGTCAGCTGGCCGAGGTAGTGGACGTTCAGCGGGTCAACAACAGGGCGTTCTGCGTGGAAGTCGAGATCAAGGACAAGATCATCTTCCTGGCGTTCAAGTCTGACGAAGAGGTCTATGGCTGGATGGAGGACATCTACTCGCGTTCGCCCTTGATGGGAGTCAGCCAGCCAACAAACTTCGTCCATCAAGTTCACGTTGGTTTCGACCCATTGACTGGTGGTTTCACGGTCAGTTCACTGCACCTCGACGTTGTACGGTCTCACACTAATGCTGTCACAGGGGCTACCACAACAGTGGTCGAAACTTTTGACCTCTTCTGCTATCACGAAGGAAGAGGCTGCTCGTAATCCCGAGGCGGTACTGGATGTGCTCCAGTTCTACACCCAACAACAAATGGGCCAGGCGGATTATGGCCCCTCGGTCATTCTGTCTTCGTCTCAGCCCGCTGTCGCACCCCGTTTCACGTCGACTGCAGGGATCACGGGACAATCACTACCTACAGCATCACGAGATGCGCCACCAGCTCCACCCAAGCCTTTGCCGCGCCATGATGCCTCAAGAGACGATGTAAGGTATCACGACATTCCTTCACTGACAGCACAGCCGAAGCCTCAGCTGGAttctcgaccaccaccacgtaCGCTGACTGCTGAACGCAAGGCTCCTGCCCCACCCCGACCACCGGTTACAGCAGCCAAGCCTGTGGAGATCAAGCCTTCCGGCGGCCAGTCGAAGTCGGAGCAGTCTGCCGTCCCTGCTCGCCCGGCCAAGGGTCCCGAGCCAGCCCCAGTGGCAGCGCCATCTGCACCTGCTCCGTCACGACAGGTCGAGAGGCGGATCAGCACCATGAATGAGGCTCAAATCATGGACAAGCTGCGTTCCGTGGTCAGTGCAGATGACCCATCGACCATGTATTCCAAGATCAAGAAGGTTGGCCAAGGGTAAGTCGACAGTTGTTCGGAGGAGTCAGCGCAGCTAAGTCATCAGCGCCTCCGGAATGGTCTACGTGGCCAAGACCCTCTCCACCGGCAAAAAAGTTGCCATCAAGCAGATGGACTTGGCCCAGCAGCCTCGCAAGGAGCTAATTGTTAATGAAATCATCGTCATGAAGGAATCTCAGCACCCGAACGTCGTCAACTTTTTAGAATCTTTCCTGGTCAAGAGCACCGAACTCTGGGTCGTCATGGAATACAtggagggcggcgcgctcacgGACGTCATCGAAAACAACAAGTTGACTGAAGAGCAGATTGCCTGCATCTGTCTAGAGGTGCGTACAGACGGACGGGCTCAACTGATCTCCCTCTCGCAGACCTGTCGAGGGTTGCAACATCTGCATTCACGTTCCATCATTCACCGTGACATCAAGTCGGACAACCTTCTGATGAACGCCTTCGGTGAAGTGAAGATCAGTACGTCCAATTCGTGTCTCGGGCTGGCCTGGTGACTAACACAACCGAGCCGACTTTGGCTTCTGCGCCAAATTGACTGATCAGAAGTCAAAGAGGGCAACCATGGTCGGTACCCCATACTGGATGGCCCCGGAAGTCGTCAAGCAGAAGGAGTACGGTGCCAAGGTCGACATTTGGTCCCTAGGCATCATGGCCATCGAAATGATCGAGAACGAGCCGCCGTATCTGGACGAGGAGCCTCTCAAGGCACTCTACCTCATTGCCACGAATGGCACACCAACGCTCAAGCAGCCTGACAAGCTCAGTCAAGACCTGAAGCACTTCCTCAGCGTTTGCCTTTGCGTGGACGTCAACTTCCGCGCAACGTCGACAGAGCTCCTAAAGGTTCGTTGAACATCTCCTGGACACGCCGCTCACTGCCGCAGCATGACTTCTTGCGTCTGGCTTGCCCTGTGAAGGATCTTGCACCATTGCTGCGCTTCCGTCAAACCTTGGTGAGTGATCGACCAGCTGCCGTCTCGGAAGTATGGGAAGTTAACGTGATGTGACAGGGATGACCAACGTGATGTGACAGGGATGACCAGCATGGCCAGATGTCCGATCCACCCTCCTACATACCTGTAGTCTGACTGAAGGGTGATAGTGAACGTGGACGTGCCGCGACCGCTATCTTGGCTCCCGGAGGTTGCTCGTTTGCATTCGTGATATCAAGTCGCCGGCGAGAGCGAGTTCGGATTGCTGTTACACCCATGGAGACTTTGCATCTACAGGTCCTTACTATAGAGATGTTCACTAACAGAGTTCGGCCCATGGCCGGCAAGGCTCGACATCCCTCAGATCTGAAGGACGGATCAGAGCCTGCTCATAAGCAGCATGGACAGCGGAGCAATTAAACTACCTGACGCTCTACGGTCACTGACACCGCGATACCGTTGGAGACTGAAGAGGATGAAGGGTGAACACTCGCTTCGAACGTCCTCAGGTCGTCTTCCTGGCCATGGGTGGACAGCCAGGAGGAGCCCCCCATTGGATGATGGATGGCGGAGCCCAATTTGAGCTGTGAGGAGATGTTTGACCTCGCCAATCAGTCTGGTGAACTCGATATAACTTACCTGTCCGCTGTCTCCGGTCCCTGCTTAGTGACGAGACGGGAGGCAGTGCGAGCCCATTGATGGTACTTcttcgtcgcgtcgtcgcccacggCGAAGAACAAGAAGGATACCGTACACATGAAGGGCGCTCCCCAGCGGGGCAGGAAGGCGAATACAGATAAGGAGTTACTCGCCAGGGCGTTTTCCGCACTATATGTGTCCACACGCGACCAGTACATGTGGACGTTGTTCCACGAAACCCAAGGGCGCAGATTCTGGCTTGACACGTAAAGGTAGTAGACCGATACGGGGAAGCCACACAGGAGGTCCGCCGATGCGAGACCAACGAGACGAAGGTACTGCCCAATGTCAAGGCCGCTGTGGGaggagagcagcagcgacctTAGCTCACGTCGACGTGAGACAAAGAATCTGATTGCAACGCCTGCAGTGAGCTATGCGAAAATCGATCTGACTCACATCCATACCCAGCGGAGATGAGAGAGAGTACGACCGGCCATATATAGACCAGGAATATAGCCGGCAAGCAGCGATA encodes the following:
- the SPAC11E3.02c_2 gene encoding putative protein — its product is MSDVALDYALRVACLQEVIGNSRRALAAAATPEPPAAATATGGHRPHDSVASFTLDFGSLIGRDASKSPRYPEKFIKVLDGSLQKIAMGHDPKYSDQRFRRSVATFWSSSWSDKTFQRQLKESRKLEDLILAFVSASTRALKKEPELAEGGWKNELNPQILLFIDLLSDNLNSIGSVTSEIRNRLSTYRSGLQSDHRKSVVHPSPAAPTDNTTNKASSRPATDPTDSACIEAVRRLLSLDNAAFEEKLEALWPICTIQAAVDDLKVLLSRLGTDNPVPYGPSDFAEDASWAAHRAREISALSDMTTDLMKIDPQRDRGSNRTDKGDLAFSLDRLQIDHRTLTFIPADPREAYRSLLRLCLEHDLHLLRTLPEDQDVSLGILSAAHANLLEQCALRWRLPPSFRSWTFLDAIEGHYEQGEVPPDCVFEAVGAVGRTSEEDPVSEWAIPDQQALQSVLLNRNSFFLKDIELALNTPRGYLAPEFRQAVDQWHTLNVDDVDDPSLQRVQRTICDRLRQQAYLNYINEASETYNHEGGKNRSFALALATWIESSAKKLDKWFPEPVTSQVDVVALVLQQHLSLWIRDLEEAMSATEVPRGDAGLDLEESLGVYQRAQKLQRMGASFGMDPSIFSLSAIFAPVVTAWLDDTAVKMRQWADNALSLDNFTPTGPNGHSSSVTDLFASFHSAVAFVLDLQWDDREELALFVTRLAKIISLSINDYCSKLERQFTEEMTEIQQVESLPATVKQQAWIEKAKSTIAHLQGDRKLQAFFNFSAVSCVKLNNLDVARQEMDKLYQEMRVDEFASIDVNQPVIPPAEQASLFTIKIVHGEGLALEGASRAPDTFVVLSDEHGNRYAKTRTIYDDYDPRWDETFDIATRQTAWFMVTVRHRTLTGKHDLLGRAYLRLDPSQYVDLISKDVLLPLNTKGHVLLRISMEGERDDIQFHFGRAFRWLKRTESDMVRMFVDKMTPVLRHTLSRAAIRSVLKPGAPGIDYNDALRISNDALGRIWAASRNAVGSSQADYSIPLPASEIPQLKASPSQKRGPSDKEIETAIDPLLDYFETNNHTLASTLSPDAMQMVMAKLWKQILTTIEALIVPPLSDKPSDMRALSDSELDVCLKWLKFLRDFFYAAGDESGVSLTTLQNAKFNEIMSVRIYYDWSTDDLMEECIRGFQNTLKNKAMKPSKSILGQRNLGTIRARKTAKRSIPQQGNNTEIIMKILRMRDGTQEFLAQQIQTLSAVKLNDTGSKGSRRRR
- the shk2 gene encoding Serine/threonine-protein kinase shk2 — encoded protein: MSQWSQAASLTPSRPAPAPPGVKHAPLGYSAASRSTPRDTGSPAYASKTYGNSFPGLSPAGSTPSNEVVSAIIRTGAAQVGGEGFMIPFMPWPKKWLVLTVNELQIFKSEQASSPAFVCQLAEVVDVQRVNNRAFCVEVEIKDKIIFLAFKSDEEVYGWMEDIYSRSPLMGVSQPTNFVHQVHVGFDPLTGGFTGLPQQWSKLLTSSAITKEEAARNPEAVLDVLQFYTQQQMGQADYGPSVILSSSQPAVAPRFTSTAGITGQSLPTASRDAPPAPPKPLPRHDASRDDPKPQLDSRPPPRTLTAERKAPAPPRPPVTAAKPVEIKPSGGQSKSEQSAVPARPAKGPEPAPVAAPSAPAPSRQVERRISTMNEAQIMDKLRSVVSADDPSTMYSKIKKVGQGASGMVYVAKTLSTGKKVAIKQMDLAQQPRKELIVNEIIVMKESQHPNVVNFLESFLVKSTELWVVMEYMEGGALTDVIENNKLTEEQIACICLETCRGLQHLHSRSIIHRDIKSDNLLMNAFGEVKITDFGFCAKLTDQKSKRATMVGTPYWMAPEVVKQKEYGAKVDIWSLGIMAIEMIENEPPYLDEEPLKALYLIATNGTPTLKQPDKLSQDLKHFLSVCLCVDVNFRATSTELLKHDFLRLACPVKDLAPLLRFRQTLG
- the BAR3 gene encoding Pheromone B alpha 3 receptor; this translates as MHDTAYTFFSGLGIVLVILPITLQWRARNTSTIFNLLWIFVIDVVVFVNSIMWWDSYRVYGLVWGDISAKVITVSPVCLSASSLCINRRLATIASSRSVMRHENMRLSKLLDIFIGIGIPLLVMGLSYIVQPHRFDILEGFGVQPVIYRCLPAIFLVYIWPVVLSLISAGYGCVAIRFFVSRRRELRSLLLSSHSGLDIGQYLRLVGLASADLLCGFPVSVYYLYVSSQNLRPWVSWNNVHMYWSRVDTYSAENALASNSLSVFAFLPRWGAPFMCTVSFLFFAVGDDATKKYHQWARTASRLVTKQGPETADR